The Leptodactylus fuscus isolate aLepFus1 chromosome 3, aLepFus1.hap2, whole genome shotgun sequence genome has a segment encoding these proteins:
- the SRF gene encoding serum response factor isoform X2 translates to MLPSQAGASPGNGSSLGRNPGISLPRRAGNGGSPGRGRPQGGPRYEMTPGGVVYSGSEATSDSGEDDESPTVSRGVKRGLTELELGVPEPGGPGVVAGGYPGASGGVSGAKPGKKTRGRVKIKMEFIDNKLRRYTTFSKRKTGIMKKAYELSTLTGTQVLLLVASETGHVYTFATRKLQPMITSETGKALIQTCLNSPDSPPRSDPSTDQRMSATGFEETDLTYQVSESDSSGETKDSLKPAFTVSSLPGTSSIQTAPTTSTSMQVTSGHSFPITNYLAPVTSANGTILKTEGGAMSSGGLMQLPTGFTLMSGGAVAQQVPVQAIQVHPATQASPSSDSSSDLVQTSSSGTVTLPAAIMTSSVPTTVSGHMMYPSPHAVMYAPTQGLADGSLAVLNAFSSGPPMQVSHSPDQGGVQQVFLTAPSGTVQIPVSAVQLHQMAVIGQQSGSSSNLTELQVVNLETSHNSKTD, encoded by the exons ATGCTTCCCAGCCAAGCCGGGGCCTCCCCGGGGAACGGTTCGTCTTTAGGCCGGAACCCCGGGATTTCGCTGCCTCGTAGGGCCGGGAATGGTGGTTCTCCGGGCCGGGGGAGGCCGCAGGGGGGTCCCCGCTATGAAATGACCCCGGGCGGGGTGGTGTACAGCGGCAGTGAGGCCACCTCTGACTCCGGGGAGGATGACGAGTCTCCAACCGTGTCCAGGGGGGTGAAACGCGGACTGACAGAGCTGGAGCTCGGGGTCCCGGAGCCGGGGGGCCCCGGGGTTGTTGCCGGAGGTTACCCAGGGGCTAGCGGAGGGGTGTCAGGGGCCAAACCTGGCAAGAAGACCCGGGGCCGCGTCAAGATCAAGATGGAGTTCATCGATAACAAGCTGCGGCGGTACACGACGTTCAGCAAAAGGAAGACCGGCATCATGAAGAAG GCATATGAGTTGTCTACGCTGACGGGGACGCAGGTCCTGTTGCTGGTGGCGAGTGAGACTGGACATGTCTACACGTTTGCAACTAGGAAGCTTCAGCCAATGATTACCAGCGAGACAGGGAAAGCGCTAATACAGACTTGTCTGAACTCTCCGGACTCTCCCCCTCGCTCGGACCCCTCCACTGACCAACGCATGAGCGCAACTGGCTTTGAAGAGACTGACCTCACCTATCAAGTGTCAGAGTCCGACAGCAGTGGAGAAACCAAG GACTCTCTGAAGCCAGCGTTCACCGTGTCCAGCCTTCCCGGCACTTCCAGCATCCAGACAGCCCCTACCACATCCACCTCCATGCAGGTCACCAGTGGGCACTCCTTCCCAATCACCAATTATCTGGCCCCTGTCACCAGCGCCAATGGAACAATCCTGAAGACTGAGGGCGGGGCCATGAGCTCAGGGGGTCTCATGCAGCTCCCCACAGGTTTCACACTGATGTCTG GGGGTGCTGTCGCGCAGCAGGTCCCAGTGCAGGCAATCCAAGTGCATCCAGCCACCCAGGCGTCTCCGTCCAGTGACAGCAGCTCCGACCTGGTACAGACGTCATCGAGCGGAACAG TGACCCTCCCTGCTGCTATCATGACCTCCTCTGTGCCCACGACCgtcagcggtcacatgatgtaCCCCAGCCCACACGCCGTCATGTATGCTCCCACTCAGGGTTTGGCAGACGGGAGCCTGGCAGTGCTCAATGCCTTCTCCTCGGGCCCCCCGATGCAGGTGTCCCACTCCCCGGATCAGG GTGGAGTACAGCAGGTTTTCCTCACCGCTCCGTCCGGCACTGTCCAGATTCCCGTTTCTGCAGTGCAGCTTCACCAG ATGGCGGTGATCGGCCAGCAGTCCGGCAGCAGCAGTAACCTGACCGAGCTCCAAGTGGTCAAcctggagacgtcgcacaacagcaaGACTGACTGA
- the SRF gene encoding serum response factor isoform X1 encodes MLPSQAGASPGNGSSLGRNPGISLPRRAGNGGSPGRGRPQGGPRYEMTPGGVVYSGSEATSDSGEDDESPTVSRGVKRGLTELELGVPEPGGPGVVAGGYPGASGGVSGAKPGKKTRGRVKIKMEFIDNKLRRYTTFSKRKTGIMKKAYELSTLTGTQVLLLVASETGHVYTFATRKLQPMITSETGKALIQTCLNSPDSPPRSDPSTDQRMSATGFEETDLTYQVSESDSSGETKDSLKPAFTVSSLPGTSSIQTAPTTSTSMQVTSGHSFPITNYLAPVTSANGTILKTEGGAMSSGGLMQLPTGFTLMSAGGAVAQQVPVQAIQVHPATQASPSSDSSSDLVQTSSSGTVTLPAAIMTSSVPTTVSGHMMYPSPHAVMYAPTQGLADGSLAVLNAFSSGPPMQVSHSPDQGGVQQVFLTAPSGTVQIPVSAVQLHQMAVIGQQSGSSSNLTELQVVNLETSHNSKTD; translated from the exons ATGCTTCCCAGCCAAGCCGGGGCCTCCCCGGGGAACGGTTCGTCTTTAGGCCGGAACCCCGGGATTTCGCTGCCTCGTAGGGCCGGGAATGGTGGTTCTCCGGGCCGGGGGAGGCCGCAGGGGGGTCCCCGCTATGAAATGACCCCGGGCGGGGTGGTGTACAGCGGCAGTGAGGCCACCTCTGACTCCGGGGAGGATGACGAGTCTCCAACCGTGTCCAGGGGGGTGAAACGCGGACTGACAGAGCTGGAGCTCGGGGTCCCGGAGCCGGGGGGCCCCGGGGTTGTTGCCGGAGGTTACCCAGGGGCTAGCGGAGGGGTGTCAGGGGCCAAACCTGGCAAGAAGACCCGGGGCCGCGTCAAGATCAAGATGGAGTTCATCGATAACAAGCTGCGGCGGTACACGACGTTCAGCAAAAGGAAGACCGGCATCATGAAGAAG GCATATGAGTTGTCTACGCTGACGGGGACGCAGGTCCTGTTGCTGGTGGCGAGTGAGACTGGACATGTCTACACGTTTGCAACTAGGAAGCTTCAGCCAATGATTACCAGCGAGACAGGGAAAGCGCTAATACAGACTTGTCTGAACTCTCCGGACTCTCCCCCTCGCTCGGACCCCTCCACTGACCAACGCATGAGCGCAACTGGCTTTGAAGAGACTGACCTCACCTATCAAGTGTCAGAGTCCGACAGCAGTGGAGAAACCAAG GACTCTCTGAAGCCAGCGTTCACCGTGTCCAGCCTTCCCGGCACTTCCAGCATCCAGACAGCCCCTACCACATCCACCTCCATGCAGGTCACCAGTGGGCACTCCTTCCCAATCACCAATTATCTGGCCCCTGTCACCAGCGCCAATGGAACAATCCTGAAGACTGAGGGCGGGGCCATGAGCTCAGGGGGTCTCATGCAGCTCCCCACAGGTTTCACACTGATGTCTG CAGGGGGTGCTGTCGCGCAGCAGGTCCCAGTGCAGGCAATCCAAGTGCATCCAGCCACCCAGGCGTCTCCGTCCAGTGACAGCAGCTCCGACCTGGTACAGACGTCATCGAGCGGAACAG TGACCCTCCCTGCTGCTATCATGACCTCCTCTGTGCCCACGACCgtcagcggtcacatgatgtaCCCCAGCCCACACGCCGTCATGTATGCTCCCACTCAGGGTTTGGCAGACGGGAGCCTGGCAGTGCTCAATGCCTTCTCCTCGGGCCCCCCGATGCAGGTGTCCCACTCCCCGGATCAGG GTGGAGTACAGCAGGTTTTCCTCACCGCTCCGTCCGGCACTGTCCAGATTCCCGTTTCTGCAGTGCAGCTTCACCAG ATGGCGGTGATCGGCCAGCAGTCCGGCAGCAGCAGTAACCTGACCGAGCTCCAAGTGGTCAAcctggagacgtcgcacaacagcaaGACTGACTGA